Sequence from the Cucurbita pepo subsp. pepo cultivar mu-cu-16 chromosome LG02, ASM280686v2, whole genome shotgun sequence genome:
TTTTATCATGAGTCATTCTACAACATAATTTCCATgtaaatttcaaagttttcaCAGCTGtgtgcgtgtgtgtgtgtgtgtgtgtgNggggggggggggggggggggggggggggggggggggggggggggggggggggggggggggggggggggggggggggggggggggggggggggggggggggggggggggggggggggggggggggggggggggggggggggggggggggggggggggggggggggggggggggggggggggggggggggggggggggggggggggggggggggggtgtcGTATAAAAACACAAGCAACAAGAAAAATCACCATATGTTTGATCCACGAATTATAGGATTCTATTCACCTGACTCATTCCAAGGTACTCAGAAATCCGTAATGCAAGCAAGTGTTGGTGGGCATTGATTAAACGAGCAATCAGAACAGGTGCTGTAAGAAGCTGAAAGGAACACATTTATTTAGTATGAAGATCCATTATAGTTCAAGAAACTGAAAACTCTTATCAGAAATCATTGAGGACCTTAAACTGTTGTATACTGAGAGGGATGCCAATCTCTGGGTTGCGTACAGCATTTAAAACTCGCAATAGTCTGCACATCTCTTGTATTCGTTCGCGATTAAAATTGCTGCCAAAGCCAACTGGATATCATTATGGAGAGCAAAATCAGAGATAACACTAAAAagaactttatattttttaaacgaaaCAAATTTCACAAAAGGGTGAAATATGTAAGAGGTTAAGGATAAGGAATCCTCCCAAAACCTGCCCAAAGGAGTAATCAGTGGGCATGAATCAAAGAGGTAaagaataataacaaaaaactTAGAGAAGCACTCATTGTTCAAACCACATGACATATTGCCAACAAATTCCAAACGTAAAAAGGTTAAATAAGCTAAATTTGTGCTCGTTTGGAAGGATCATCATACTTAATTCTAAACAAGCTACCACTTAACTATCTTATGACCaaataaaaagtaagaaaTGGCAGGCACGTGcctatttaaattcaaaagaaaagagaaagtaCATCCGGAATTTTCctcatttaaaagaaaagaactaaGAACAAGCAACATCATAAAAAAGTAGTTAAAATGTAACACTAGAATCACTGACCTGCAAAAGGCTTGGCCATAGCTGGAAGCTCTTAACAGGGTCTGCTGCCGAGAAATATCAAATTCATGGCCAGCAGCATCCACGCATGCTTCAACAGCCTCATGTAATGATGGGCGTATCAGTCTTAAGTTTTCATCTGCCTGGCCAACATAATATtgacaattaaataaaaagaataataacaaATCACAGAAAATATTTCACAGTATTTTGTGGGTACACTAATATTATCATCAAGAACATGAATTtgcaaactaaaataaatttaccaTTACAAAACCAGCACCGAGATTTCTTCCaagtaaaattacaaaatatatatatcgaaaataaaatatagttgAGACCAATTGTGAAACAGGCactgagtttttctttcatgtaaCTCTATCCTCGAAAATTCTCTTGGAGGGCATATAGTATATGGCAATGGGAAAGAGAATGTGAAGCTTAGAAATAGGATGATTGTGTTTGGTAAATGAGAATGAAACtggaaaaatatgatttatatttatatctatttattgTATGCTTAGAATGCCAATGTCCATTAATAACACTGATTTGTTAAATCTATTCCCCGCTGCCAATGTCCAATCGTAACATAAGTCTGTTAAATCCATTCCCCGTCCCTTTGTAGTGCGAACCAAATAGCTCCTCCTTCATAGTTTCCTAATCAAATGGCTCCTCCTTCTAAAAGATCCTCCGATACCACTTGTAGACattacaaatagaaaaaaatatttcaatgaGCTTATAAGACTACAACtacttgtaacgacccagatccaccgctagcagatattttcctctttgggctttccctttcgggtttcccctcaaggctttaaaacgcgtctgctaggggaaggtttccacacccttataaaaggtgttttgttctcctccctaaccaatgtgggacatcatacTACTAGTGCTATAAAGTAtggaaaatgacaaaataacTATTCACTCAAACATAAACTATCTTTTTTGGTTCGATTCTCCCGGCAGACTCTCCCCCATAGATTTTAGAGGAGGGACCTTTTTTATCCTCATTGTAAAACTACCAAACGACAATAGTTATGGAATAAATTTAAGCCAGTCTCCACCAtctaaaacagaaaaaaatagcTTAGTTAACACTACATTTTTTTCacaagaaagaggaaaattaACATCACCTTCGCACTACGTCTGTCAAAATGATCCAATGCATCATACAGAAGAGCTGCAGGAGAGGTACTTCCGATCCTGAAGATTGTTACGGTGGAATCGGGTACTCTTTGAAGAAATTCCGTACTGGTATTAGATAATATCCTCACCCCATCACACTCGGGGATCAGAACAACCGGTTCATCATAAAGGTAACGAACAGGATCTCCATCTGGACCCATCATCAAAAGCATATCATCCCAATAAAGAAGTACACTGTCCATTCCACACCAAGCTAACTGCTCCGGAGGAAGAGCTGACTGCAGCCAGAAAACAAGAGACAGACATGATCAAACATAATAGATGTCCAATTCTGCccaccgccagtagatattgtcctctttggactttcccttctaggcttcccctcgaggttttaaaacgcgtctgttagggagaggtttccacacccttaaaaagaatgcttcattcccctctccaaccaacgtgggatctcacaaaaacaaatgACAAATGACAAATGAAGAATAAGAGGCAAGAATAAAGGGAGAACTTCAGAAAAATGCCAAATGAATGGATGCTTGTAGGCTGAATAAACTAATTGTTCTAGTCCACCATGCTTTGAAACATCGAATCATCTTGATGTCAAATAAACGATCTtcttaaggaaaaaaaaaaaaaaatctaaacccGAACATTGAATCATTACATTCAAGTGAACAGTTGTTGTTATGCAAGTACGACCAGAAAAAATAGACTAGGACTGGCATCTTATGTAACTTTTATCCATTTCGTAAGAACAACCTCAAATTGCAAAAACACGTAGCTAACCTCACACTCACGATCCAGAATTGTTTTCTGCAAGTCTGAAGTCAAAACCAAAAGCCTCCCGTCGTGGGTAAACGCCGCCAACCACTTTCCATCTAAAGAGACGGCCATCCTCTGCAGCGGCCCATCTAGCACGCCCTCGCCAAGGCGCTGCACTCCATCCTCCTCAACAGCTATCACACACGACTCCCCAACTCCGAGCAACACCTCCACATTCCCAGACATGGTGTATTGAGGCTCGATTACCGCCATACAATGCGGCAAATCCTCAATTCCAGGGTCCGAAAGCTTACACGATTTCGGATTCTTAAAATCCGAGATGCAAAAAATCTGGTTGGCCTCGGTTATGCACACAACTCCATTGCCCCAAAACACACATTCCACTACATTCTGCTCAAAACACTCCTTTCCCATCGAAAAATTCGGTTCCAGAAGCTCGGCATGAATATTGTAGCGGTAAACAGTGCCATCCTGCACCACACAGACAAGAGTTTGATCATCGGTCCACGACATGCCAATCAACCGTCCCCCAGGGTTCCGCCAAACGGTCTCTGCCAGCTGAACACCTGCACAGTTGAAGATTCGCAGCTTCCTGAGGGCGGATTCTGCGTAGAGCTGAACGATCTTCGAGTCATCACGAATAATGGCGATGGGACCGCCAAAGGGAGCACAGGCTACCTTATTCCGGCCAAGGTCAATATGCTTCCATCTCATAGGATAAAGCTCCGGCTTGCGGTAGTACCGATTATGAAGGAGCTGCCATTCCGCAGCAACCGATACGTTAGCCATGAAAAAGCGATCACAGCTAGAGAATTGTTCAAGATTTCAGTCCTTCGTGAAGCAGATTGAACGAACAAACAGAAGAATTACAGATTGAGATTCGTAAATTGGCTCGAAAACGTTGGAATCGATCATTCAGTCAATTCGagcaaaggggaaaaaaatttagaaagaaaatggaagaaagtgAAGGTCCCATATTTGTCGAATGAAGCTCCCCCGGTTCATATAGACCGCAGGTCGGTTTGAACCGTACGGTATTTTGATGATCCAACTATACAGGCTGAATTGGGCTCAATGAGGCCCAAACTAGGCCCACTTATAGCCTCTTATGGGCTTAAATCAATGGGCCATCTTCGGCAGTGGCCCATTGAAAGTAGCCCATTTCAGAAATTGCAACTTTTTTatatgtaattaatatttttcataattaaaaaataccaaaatttaatttaataattttaataaccAACTTAATTAGTATCATaaagttataaatatttttttaattattttgtttcgttttatttattataagtcATTAACTTAATCATAAAAACTTAGGTAAAATATCAATGTGATGATATATTGAATCATTTGCACCAAAGTTTCTTCCACTTCATAATGaataataacataataataacttattattattattattttgttactttaaattaatgttCAAAAAAgcatatgataaaaaaaattattggaagagGAAATTACTTAATTACCCTTAAATGTGGCCAAAGTTTTGCATGTAATCCCTTTATTTTATAAGGACACTATTTTTAtgctattttttaataaaaatatgggatgataatttattttgactttaaaaaatataggtTAATTGCTATCAGATCGAAATAGGGTTAGACCCTTTAAATCATGTGACAACAATACAtgacgggtcaaagcggaccaTATAttctagtggtgggtttgagctgttacaatagTCGATCCCCTGAATTTTTAATCGGTAATTTTGTAGTATTAAGTTTAGagtagtttatttatttatttttgcatatttttctattaaaagcTAAAGCAGCTCAAAAGGTAGTCTTTATGGGCAGCTTCATGAttaaatgtttctttttcattctaaaaattgatgaaaggcattcataaagtttgaaattataataatctatttattaaaaaatcatatcgtAATTCACCagtaaaatataacaaaaacaagGTTGTGGgacccattttaaaactttagaaatacatgaattaataatttaaatatgtgaGGTTGacataaagagaaaaataaataaataaagaaatcaatgatgacgtgtaaaattatatttaataatttttttaaaaaataaaataaaattagtttgaattgattatttgtttttaattatatttttgtttataatatatttatatttattttgttttctcttacttttataattatttattcttcgaCCACTTCtagaaataatataaaaaattttaaagataatttttcaatattgaatcgtaaattttacaaatatttaaaataatgtaataaatattttacgaaataacattttatttttataaaaaacaaaattttaaataaatgatcgaacaataaaaattaacccaacccaaaaaagtTAGGGTTAGGTTCATTATTTAACAAGAGTGgttgaaaaatttataacccGAACACTTGAGTTAGGTTTAAAAATTGCCCCAACCCAATTCATAAACATCCCttttgatgatgaaagtctcacattgactaatttagggaatgatcatgggtttataatcaaaaaatactttctcaatggtatgagaccttttggaggaactcaaagcaaaaccacgagagcttatgttcaaagtggacaataccataccattatggagagtcgtgttcatctaataatCCCTACATGTAGAAATATCGACGTGTCGATAAAACTTAAACCCGTTGCTACATCCTCCACTCTATCCACAAATTTTTATCCCTCAGAACTCAATAATAGTAAccaaataa
This genomic interval carries:
- the LOC111788815 gene encoding protein VACUOLELESS1, translated to MANVSVAAEWQLLHNRYYRKPELYPMRWKHIDLGRNKVACAPFGGPIAIIRDDSKIVQLYAESALRKLRIFNCAGVQLAETVWRNPGGRLIGMSWTDDQTLVCVVQDGTVYRYNIHAELLEPNFSMGKECFEQNVVECVFWGNGVVCITEANQIFCISDFKNPKSCKLSDPGIEDLPHCMAVIEPQYTMSGNVEVLLGVGESCVIAVEEDGVQRLGEGVLDGPLQRMAVSLDGKWLAAFTHDGRLLVLTSDLQKTILDRECESALPPEQLAWCGMDSVLLYWDDMLLMMGPDGDPVRYLYDEPVVLIPECDGVRILSNTSTEFLQRVPDSTVTIFRIGSTSPAALLYDALDHFDRRSAKADENLRLIRPSLHEAVEACVDAAGHEFDISRQQTLLRASSYGQAFCSNFNRERIQEMCRLLRVLNAVRNPEIGIPLSIQQFKLLTAPVLIARLINAHQHLLALRISEYLGMSQEVVIMHWACSKITASLNIPDVTLLEVLLDKLKLCKGISYAAVAGHADKIGRRKLAAMLVDHEPRSSKQVPLLLSIGEEDTALIKATESGDTDLVYLVLFHIWQKKQPLEFFGMIQARIQARDLFVTYARCYKHEFLKDFFLSTGQLHEVAFLLWKESWVLGKNPMASKGSPLHSPRIKLIEKVQSLFAETKEHVFESKAAEEHAKLLKIQHDLEVSTKQAIFVDSSINDTIRTCIVLGNHRAALKVKTEFKVSEKRWYWLKVFALATTRDWVALETFSKEKRPPIGYKPFVEACIEADEKAEALKYIPKLADPRERAEAYARIGMAKEAADAASQAKDGELLGRLKLTFAQNSAASSIFDTLRDRLSFPGVS